In Paenibacillus xylanilyticus, the genomic window TACGATATTGGCCCGCAAATCTAATCGAGATTACAGGAGGATACTGCAATGGAAGACAATAAGTTAAAAATCGAAAGCCGCTTGGCTCAAATCGGATCCGTCAATGAGCCGGGAACTGGTGCCGTGAATTTCCCCATCTATCAATCAACGGCGTTCCGACATCCAAAGCTCGGGCAGAGCACAGGCTTTGACTACATTCGTACGACCAATCCAACACGTAAGGTACTGGAAGAAGCTGCAGCTGCACTCGAATCCGGTGATGCCGGTTTTGCCTGTAGCTCAGGCATGGCAGCGCTGCAAACGATCTTCGCCATGTTTGGACAGGGAGATCATCTGATTGTCTCACTGGATCTGTATGGGGGAACGTATCGTCTTCTAGAGCGTATCCTGTCCCGGTTTGGCGTAACGGCAAGCTACGTGGACACGAATGATTTGGTGGCCATGGAAGACATTCGTCAGCCGAACACCAAAGCTGTATTTATCGAGACGCCAACCAATCCCCTTATGATGATTACGGATATTGAAGCGGTCAGCTCCTGGGCGAAAAGCCATAACCTGTTGACGATTGTGGACAATACACTGCTGACGCCATTCTTCCAACGTCCGATCGAGCTCGGAGCAGATATCGTTGTTCATAGCGCAACCAAATACCTGGGTGGACACAACGATGTGCTTGCCGGATTGAT contains:
- a CDS encoding PLP-dependent transferase, with protein sequence MEDNKLKIESRLAQIGSVNEPGTGAVNFPIYQSTAFRHPKLGQSTGFDYIRTTNPTRKVLEEAAAALESGDAGFACSSGMAALQTIFAMFGQGDHLIVSLDLYGGTYRLLERILSRFGVTASYVDTNDLVAMEDIRQPNTKAVFIETPTNPLMMITDIEAVSSWAKSHNLLTIVDNTLLTPFFQRPIELGADIVVHSATKYLGGHNDVLAGLIITKGEELSAEMAFLHNSIGAVLSPSDSYQLMKGMKTLALRMERHEYNSLTIAKYLLEHPSVGEVYHPGLSDHPGYEVQKKQSRGNTGIFSFKVKDARLVEPLLRHIKLIAFAESLGGVESLMTYPAVQTHADIPLEIRDAIGVDDRLLRFSVGIEHAEDLIADLGNALEAAQREVEGGVHHE